The genomic interval GGGCTCGTTCCCGCCGGTCTCGCCGCCCGTGACACGCTCCGCCTCGAGGCGGGCATGCCGCTGCACGGACACGAGCTGTCGACCGACATCCTGCCGGCGCAGGCGGGTCTCGGCCGCGTCGTCGCGATGGACAAAGCGGACTTCATCGGCAAGGCGGCGTTGGCCGCGGCATCCGACGACCTGCCGGTGCTCGTCGGTCTCGTCGCCGACGGACGCCGCGCCGGCCGTGCCGGCTACGCCGTGCTCGATGCCGACAGCGGCGTGCCCGTCGGCGAGATCACGAGCGGCGCGCTCAGTCCCACCCTCGGCTACCCCATTGCGCTGGCGTTCGTCGCCCCGGCATCCGCCGCGGTGGGCACCTCGCTCCTCATCGACGTGCGGGGAACCCGCATTTCCGCAACCGTGACCGCACTGCCTTTCTACCGGAGGACCGCATGACCGAGCTGACCGACCTCAAGTACACCGCCGAGCACGAGTGGGTCGCCCTGTCCGGCGACGTCGCCACCGTCGGCATCACCGACTACGCGGCCGACAAACTCGGCGACGTCGTCTACGTCGACCTCCCGGCAGTCGGCACGACCGTCACCGCCGGCGCGGTCTGCGGTGAGATCGAGTCGACGAAGTCGGTGGGCGAGCTGTACGCGCCGCTCACCGGCGAGGTCGTCGAGATCAACGACGCCGTCGTCGACGACCCGTCGCAGGTCAACGCCGACGCGTTCGGCGCCTGGCTCGTGAAGATCCAGGTCGACCCCGCCGACGTCGCCGCGCTTCTCGACCGCGCCGCCTACGTCGCGCTCACGGGCGGCGAGGCGTGACCGCGTTCGTCGACCGTCACATCGGCACCGACGCCGCGGCACGGTCCGCCATGCTCGGTGCGCTCGGCTACGACAGTGTCGAGGCGCTCGTGGAGCGGGCGGTCCCGGCATCCATCCACGCGGCGCCGATCGCCGATTCGGTGCTGCCGCCGGCGGCGACGGAGTCCGAGGCGCTCGCGGAGCTGCGGTCGCTCGCCGCCCTGAACCGCCCCGCCCGGCCCATGATCGGGCTCGGCTACTACGACACGATCACGCCGTCGGTCATCGCGCGGAACGTCTTCGAGAATCCGTCCTGGTACACCGCCTACACGCCGTACCAGCCGGAGATCTCGCAGGGTCGCCTCGAGGCGCTCATCAACTTCCAGACGATGGTGACCGACCTGACCGGTCTCGCGACGGCGAACGCCTCGATGCTCGATGAGTCCACAGCCGTCGTCGAGGGGATGCTGGTGGCGCGCCGCGCCTCGAAGTCGACGTCGAACGTCTTCCTCGTCGACGCCGACGCGCTGCCGCAGACCAAGGCGCTGCTCGCGCATCGCGCCGCCGCGCTCGGGATCGAGCTCGTCGAGACCGACTTCGCGGGGTCGGTCGTGGCGCCCGCGGCGGGGGCGCCCGCACCGGGCGTTGAGCCCGCGGCGGGGTCGGTCGCGGCGGGGGCGCCCGCACCGGTCGAGGTCTTCGGGGCGTTCATCCAGTACCCCGGCGCCACCGGGCGGGTCTGGGACCCGTCGGAGGCCATCGCCGCCGTGCAGGCCCAGGGCGGCCTCGCTGTCGTCGCGGCCGACCTGCTGGCCCTCACGCTCCTGCGGTCGCCGGGTTCACTGGGCGCCGACATCGCCGTCGGAACGACGCAGCGCTTCGGCGTGCCGCTCGGCTTCGGCGGGCCGCACGCCGGCTACATGGCCGTGCGGGCGGGTCTCGAGCGGCAGCTGCCGGGTCGGCTCGTGGGCGTGTCGCAGGATGCCGAGGGCAAGCCCGCCTATCGCCTGTCGCTGCAGACGCGGGAACAGCACATCCGCCGCGAGAAGGCCACGTCGAACATCTGCACCGCGCAGGTGCTGCTGGCGGTCATGGCGTCGATGTACGCGGTCTACCACGGCCCCGACGGACTCCGCCGCATCGCCGGGGACATCGCCGCAAAGGCTGCGCTGCTGCGCGACTGGATCGTGGACGCCGGGGGCCAGGTGCTGCACGAGGCGTTCTTCGACACGATCGTCGTTGCGGTGCCCGGGCGGGCCGAGGCGATCATCGCCGCGGCTCGTGAGCGCGGATTCCAGCTGTGGTTCCGCGACAGCGACTCGGTCGGGGTGTCGGTCGACGAGACGACGACCATCGGCGAGCTCGTCGCGGTCGCCCGCGCGCTCGGGGTTCCGGACGACGCGATGCGCGGTGTCCGGAGCATGGGTGAGGCGTTCGCGGTCCAGCCGCTCGTCGCGGCATCCGAGCCGAACATTCCCGACGGACTCCGTCGCGAGGACGAGTTCCTGACGCACCCGGTCTTCCACGTGCACCACTCCGAGACGGCGATGATGCGCTATCTCAAGCAGCTCGCCGACCGTGACTATGCGCTGGACCGCGGCATGATCCCGCTCGGGTCGTGCACGATGAAGCTCAACGCGGCGACCGAGATGGCGGCCGTGTCATGGCCGGAGTTCTCCCGCGTGCACCCGTTCGCGCCCGCCGAGGACGTCGCCGGCTACCTCGTGCTGATCGAGCAGCTCGAGTCGTGGCTCGCCGAGATCACCGGGTACGACGCGGTGTCGCTGCAGCCGAACGCCGGGTCGCAGGGCGAGCTCGCGGGCCTCCTCGCGATCCGCGGATACCACCACTCCCGCGGCGACGTGAAGCGCGATGTGTGCCTCATCCCGTCATCGGCGCACGGCACCAACGCGGCATCCGCGGTCCTCGCCGGCATGCGGGTGGTCGTCGTGGCATGCGACGACGCGGGCAACGTCGACCTCGGCGACCTGCGCGCCAAGATCACGGCGCACGCCGATGCGCTCGCCGCCCTCATGATCACCTACCCGTCAACGCACGGCGTGTACGAGCAGGACGTCGTGGACATCACGACCGCCGTGCATGAGGCGGGCGGCCAGGTCTACGTCGACGGGGCGAACATGAACGCCCTGGTCGGGTTCGCGCGCTTCGGCGACCTGGGGGGCGACGTGTCGCACCTCAACCTGCACAAGACGTTCGCGATCCCGCACGGCGGGGGCGGCCCCGGGGTGGGGCCGGTGGCGGCGAAGGCGCACCTCGCGCCGTTCCTGCCGTCGCACCCGCTCGCGCAGCGTGCGGAGCACGCGGGCGGGTACGTCTTCGACGGCGGGCCGATCTCGGCGGCGCCGTACGGGTCGGCATCCATCCTGCCGATCTCGTGGGCGTACATCCGGATGATGGGCGCGGCGGGTCTGCGCGAGGCGACGGGAGCCGCGGTCCTCGCGGCGAACTGCATCGCAACGCGGCTGCGCGAGCACTATCCCGTGCTCTATTCGGGCGAGGGCGGGCTCGTCGCGCACGAGTGCATCCTCGACCTGCGACCGCTGCGCGAGGAGACCGGGGTCACCGTCGACGACGTCGCGAAGCGGCTGATCGACTACGGCTTCCACGCGCCGACGATGTCGTTCCCGGTCGCGGGGACGCTCATGGTCGAGCCGACGGAGTCGGAGGATCTCGGCGAGAT from Microbacterium aurum carries:
- the gcvH gene encoding glycine cleavage system protein GcvH — its product is MTELTDLKYTAEHEWVALSGDVATVGITDYAADKLGDVVYVDLPAVGTTVTAGAVCGEIESTKSVGELYAPLTGEVVEINDAVVDDPSQVNADAFGAWLVKIQVDPADVAALLDRAAYVALTGGEA
- the gcvP gene encoding aminomethyl-transferring glycine dehydrogenase; translation: MLGALGYDSVEALVERAVPASIHAAPIADSVLPPAATESEALAELRSLAALNRPARPMIGLGYYDTITPSVIARNVFENPSWYTAYTPYQPEISQGRLEALINFQTMVTDLTGLATANASMLDESTAVVEGMLVARRASKSTSNVFLVDADALPQTKALLAHRAAALGIELVETDFAGSVVAPAAGAPAPGVEPAAGSVAAGAPAPVEVFGAFIQYPGATGRVWDPSEAIAAVQAQGGLAVVAADLLALTLLRSPGSLGADIAVGTTQRFGVPLGFGGPHAGYMAVRAGLERQLPGRLVGVSQDAEGKPAYRLSLQTREQHIRREKATSNICTAQVLLAVMASMYAVYHGPDGLRRIAGDIAAKAALLRDWIVDAGGQVLHEAFFDTIVVAVPGRAEAIIAAARERGFQLWFRDSDSVGVSVDETTTIGELVAVARALGVPDDAMRGVRSMGEAFAVQPLVAASEPNIPDGLRREDEFLTHPVFHVHHSETAMMRYLKQLADRDYALDRGMIPLGSCTMKLNAATEMAAVSWPEFSRVHPFAPAEDVAGYLVLIEQLESWLAEITGYDAVSLQPNAGSQGELAGLLAIRGYHHSRGDVKRDVCLIPSSAHGTNAASAVLAGMRVVVVACDDAGNVDLGDLRAKITAHADALAALMITYPSTHGVYEQDVVDITTAVHEAGGQVYVDGANMNALVGFARFGDLGGDVSHLNLHKTFAIPHGGGGPGVGPVAAKAHLAPFLPSHPLAQRAEHAGGYVFDGGPISAAPYGSASILPISWAYIRMMGAAGLREATGAAVLAANCIATRLREHYPVLYSGEGGLVAHECILDLRPLREETGVTVDDVAKRLIDYGFHAPTMSFPVAGTLMVEPTESEDLGEIERFIEAMIAIRAEASRVGAGEWDAADNPLVNAPHTASSVIEGAWEHPYSREEAVYPVHTLVRTKYWPPVRRIDNAYGDRNLVCACPPPEAFA